The Microbulbifer sp. YPW1 genome contains a region encoding:
- a CDS encoding capsular polysaccharide biosynthesis protein, with the protein MSVIGYCSRGLRRIRGLDALLETRSRFFILRPPKAVTHIAGWGRKPTAVRARRFAAQFGLPFVSLEDGFLRSFGLGVNGAPLHSLVADNSGIYYDATQPSDLESLILDSEFGQEELSRARYCMEQLRQHRLSKYNCARDHRVTWPDTRPRVLVVDQTFGDAAVTYGGADAASFIAMLDAAIAENPDAQVVVKVHPDVIAGKKRGYLLQAAEQRGCQLWSEDVNPWALLDAVERVYVVTSQFGFDALLAGLPVRCFGLPFYAGWGLTEDELSCPRRAGARSLEQVFAAAYLRYCRYINPYTGERCTLEDTIRLIAEQKRQAERLRGSWLALGFSPWKRGFVPDFLAQPAQLQFASKEPAIFSRCGHAPQVAIWASSLPEDIASICSKRGLTLWRLEDGFLRSVGLGSDLVRPLSLVLDKQGIYYDASRPSGLEMLLRETIFTPELRTRGANLRQLLVTRQLSKYNVGAGLSADAALTLPANRVAILVPGQVESDASIANGSPWIKSNRQLLQQVRRANPDAYIIYKPHPDVLAGGRMGALPDGDDDLFDLQVSELPMPALLAQVDEVHTLSSLSGFEALLRGVKVVTYGLPFYAGWGLTEDLLLNGEQGRGLGELAVVRRCLRARGRKLTLDELVAATLILYPSYVDPRSGDLVDVETAVQILQAQRAAAKHVRWRQSIYRKVRNRFFRK; encoded by the coding sequence ATGTCTGTAATCGGGTATTGCTCCCGTGGGCTGCGCCGTATTCGCGGGCTTGATGCCTTGTTGGAGACGCGCAGTCGTTTTTTCATCTTGCGACCGCCCAAGGCGGTGACCCACATTGCGGGCTGGGGGCGCAAGCCCACTGCGGTGCGTGCGCGCAGGTTTGCGGCACAGTTCGGTTTGCCGTTTGTCAGCCTGGAAGATGGTTTTCTGCGCTCCTTTGGCTTGGGGGTAAATGGTGCGCCGCTGCACAGCCTGGTGGCGGATAATTCCGGGATTTATTACGACGCTACGCAGCCCAGTGATCTGGAATCGCTGATTCTGGATAGCGAGTTCGGGCAAGAGGAGCTAAGCCGCGCGCGCTACTGTATGGAACAGCTGCGCCAGCACCGCCTGTCCAAGTACAACTGTGCCCGGGATCACCGGGTGACCTGGCCAGACACGCGGCCGCGCGTGTTGGTGGTGGATCAGACCTTTGGCGATGCGGCGGTCACCTACGGCGGGGCGGATGCCGCGAGTTTTATTGCCATGCTGGATGCCGCCATTGCGGAAAACCCGGATGCCCAGGTTGTGGTCAAGGTGCACCCGGATGTGATCGCCGGCAAAAAGCGCGGCTATTTGCTGCAGGCGGCGGAGCAGCGCGGGTGCCAGCTATGGTCGGAAGATGTCAACCCCTGGGCCCTGTTGGACGCGGTAGAGAGGGTGTATGTGGTCACCAGCCAGTTTGGGTTTGATGCGCTCCTCGCGGGTTTGCCTGTGCGCTGTTTCGGGTTGCCATTTTATGCCGGCTGGGGGCTGACGGAAGACGAGCTTAGCTGCCCGCGCCGGGCAGGAGCGCGTTCCCTTGAGCAGGTTTTTGCCGCGGCCTATCTGCGGTATTGCCGCTATATCAATCCATATACCGGTGAGCGCTGCACGCTGGAAGACACCATCCGGTTAATCGCAGAACAAAAGCGGCAGGCGGAGCGTTTGCGTGGCAGCTGGTTGGCCCTGGGGTTTTCTCCCTGGAAGCGCGGCTTTGTGCCGGACTTTCTTGCACAGCCGGCACAATTGCAGTTCGCGAGCAAAGAGCCTGCGATATTTTCCCGCTGCGGCCACGCGCCCCAGGTGGCGATATGGGCGAGCAGTTTGCCGGAAGATATTGCCTCTATCTGCAGCAAGCGCGGTTTAACTCTTTGGCGGCTGGAAGACGGCTTTCTGCGCTCGGTGGGGCTGGGGTCTGACCTGGTGCGCCCGTTGTCGCTGGTGCTGGATAAACAGGGCATTTATTACGATGCTTCCCGGCCATCGGGTCTGGAAATGCTGCTGCGGGAAACCATATTCACCCCGGAATTGCGTACTCGCGGAGCCAACCTCCGGCAACTGCTGGTGACGCGGCAGCTGAGCAAGTACAACGTGGGTGCGGGTTTATCCGCAGATGCAGCCCTGACGTTGCCGGCTAATCGCGTGGCAATCTTGGTGCCGGGGCAGGTGGAAAGCGATGCATCCATCGCCAATGGATCTCCCTGGATAAAGTCCAATCGCCAGCTATTGCAACAGGTGCGCCGCGCCAATCCGGATGCCTATATCATCTACAAGCCGCACCCGGACGTCCTGGCCGGTGGGCGAATGGGAGCGTTGCCGGACGGCGATGACGACCTGTTTGATCTGCAGGTCAGCGAACTGCCAATGCCCGCGTTGCTGGCGCAAGTGGATGAAGTGCACACATTGAGTTCCCTCAGCGGGTTTGAAGCGCTGTTGCGGGGCGTAAAGGTGGTGACCTACGGGCTGCCGTTTTATGCCGGCTGGGGGCTTACTGAAGACCTGCTGCTCAACGGGGAGCAGGGGCGGGGCCTGGGTGAGCTGGCAGTGGTGCGCCGTTGCCTCAGAGCCCGTGGCCGCAAGCTGACCCTGGACGAGCTGGTGGCGGCAACACTGATTCTGTATCCGTCTTATGTGGATCCCCGCAGCGGGGACCTTGTGGATGTAGAGACGGCGGTACAGATACTGCAGGCGCAAAGGGCGGCGGCCAAGCATGTCAGATGGCGGCAATCTATTTACCGCAAAGTGCGCAACCGCTTTTTTCGAAAATAA
- a CDS encoding glycosyltransferase family 1 protein, with protein sequence MKQRENIKHIVVEEGANPSSDYFVRPFLSGAGADIVRCSFAQLPSADLLDGAIVTFVRYVPRKWRQLIERHQGVIQQLNFFMDDDLFSWPAFARMPLRYQWKLLRLSWRHQAWLRAMGAKLLVSTPYLQQRYAEWQPQLLAPQVPAGLLPLLGREDVENSDSAPITVFYHGSASHGADLNWLRPVIEKALAADKRLVFEVIGNNSVNRLFKGLPRAHVIHPMKWGSYQALLQRPGRTIGLAPLLDSPFNRARSHTKFLDITLAGAVGIFARGPVYGEVVRDGENGLLLPMDQAAWVEGILRLASDAPLRNQLLCGARACL encoded by the coding sequence GTGAAACAGCGCGAAAATATAAAGCATATTGTGGTTGAAGAGGGGGCAAACCCGTCTTCCGACTACTTCGTGCGGCCGTTCTTGAGTGGAGCGGGTGCTGATATTGTCCGCTGTTCCTTCGCCCAGTTACCCTCCGCTGATCTGCTAGACGGTGCCATCGTCACATTTGTACGTTATGTGCCTCGCAAGTGGCGGCAGCTGATCGAGCGGCATCAAGGCGTCATCCAGCAGCTGAATTTCTTTATGGACGACGACCTGTTCAGCTGGCCCGCCTTTGCGCGTATGCCCCTGCGTTACCAATGGAAGCTACTGCGCCTCAGTTGGCGTCATCAGGCCTGGCTGCGTGCCATGGGCGCGAAGCTGCTGGTGTCTACCCCGTATCTTCAGCAGCGCTATGCCGAGTGGCAGCCGCAGTTACTGGCGCCGCAGGTGCCGGCGGGACTGCTGCCGTTGCTGGGGCGGGAAGATGTGGAGAACTCTGACTCTGCGCCAATTACCGTTTTCTACCACGGCTCCGCCTCCCACGGTGCAGACCTCAATTGGCTACGCCCGGTGATTGAAAAGGCGCTGGCGGCAGATAAGCGGCTGGTGTTTGAGGTCATTGGCAACAACAGCGTAAATCGACTGTTCAAAGGCCTGCCCCGGGCACATGTGATACACCCGATGAAGTGGGGTAGTTACCAGGCGTTGTTGCAGCGCCCGGGGCGTACCATCGGCCTGGCTCCACTGTTGGATTCACCCTTTAACCGCGCGCGTTCCCATACCAAATTTCTGGATATCACCCTGGCTGGTGCTGTGGGTATTTTTGCCCGCGGGCCGGTGTACGGTGAGGTAGTGCGCGATGGTGAGAACGGCCTGCTGCTGCCGATGGATCAGGCCGCCTGGGTCGAGGGGATTCTGCGGCTGGCCAGTGATGCGCCTCTACGTAACCAGTTGTTGTGTGGGGCGCGCGCATGTCTGTAA